In Miscanthus floridulus cultivar M001 chromosome 19, ASM1932011v1, whole genome shotgun sequence, the DNA window GTTCTCGACGACGTGTGGGATGACAATCCCAGCCACTGGAACAGCCTGACGGCCCCGCTGAGCCGCTGCGCTCCGGGGAGCGCGGTTGCCGTGACGACGAGGAGCAACAAGGTTACCAGGATGGTGAGCACCAAGGTGTATCATCTCAAATGCTTGTCAGCTAAAGACTGATGGCGTGTATGTCAGCGACGGGCACTGCCGAATAGTGATGCCAACGTCGACCAAGAACTTGTAGAGATCGGTGagaagatcgcgaagaaatgtcAGGGCTTGCCATTGGCGGCAGAGGCAGTTGGTAGTGCCCTGGGTGCTTCAACCAGCTGGAAGCACTGGGATGAAGTCCTGAATAACGACTTGTGGGCTGACAATGAGGTGAAGAATCTGGTACTGCCGGTGCTGAAGGTGAGCTACGACCACCTGTTCATGCCGCTGAAGCGTAGCTTTGCGTTTTGTTCATTGTTTCCAGAGGGCTTAACCACTAATTTCTTCTAGGATAGTCCCAATCGTCATTACCAAATGATGAAATCTTAGGCTCATGTCTTCAATTTCCTTCTCTTGCATTGCTTGAACAGGTAAAGCTCGGACATCAACTCCTTCACAAGAACAGGGCAGCTTTTAGTCAGATGCTCAAAGCCATCAGTTTCCATGACTGCTTCCAGTGCATCAGGAGATTTGAGAAACTCAATGCAAGCCTGCTTGAGACCACGGCAGGAGTGCTGTTCAGCCAACACCAACGTGGTTGCGGCCGTGCCGACGTCTAGGTGCCTGTATAGCTTCTCCTCACAAATTAGCTTGAGCCTCTGCATGTCATACCTGTCCGTCGC includes these proteins:
- the LOC136526028 gene encoding BTB/POZ and MATH domain-containing protein 1-like; amino-acid sequence: MKESTATEDCIRIDDMLPQVFKALLHFIYTDSLPQMEEQEEAAMAQHLLEATDRYDMQRLKLICEEKLYRHLDVGTAATTLVLAEQHSCRGLKQACIEFLKSPDALEAVMETDGFEHLTKSCPVLVKELMSELYLFKQCKRRKLKT